The Glycine max cultivar Williams 82 chromosome 12, Glycine_max_v4.0, whole genome shotgun sequence genome window below encodes:
- the LOC100783867 gene encoding NAD(P)H dehydrogenase (quinone) FQR1 gives MAVQVYIVYYSMYRHVDRLAEEIKKGVDSVEGVEAKLWQVPETLPEEVLGKMRAPPKSDVPIITPNELSEADGFVFGFPTRFGMMAAQFKAFLDATGGLWKTQQLAGKPAGIFYSTSSQGGGQETTALTAITQLVHHGMLFVPIGYTFGAGMFDMEELKGGSPYGSGTYAGDGSRQPTKLELEQAFHQGKYIASITKKLKEAA, from the exons ATGGCTGTCCAAGTTTATATTGT gTATTACTCAATGTACAGGCATGTGGATAGACTAGCGgaagaaataaagaaaggaGTTGATTCTGTAGAAGGTGTTGAGGCCAAACTATGGCAG GTACCAGAGACATTGCCAGAAGAGGTGCTTGGCAAAATGAGAGCACCACCCAAGAGTGATGTGCCAATTATTACCCCCAATGAACTCTCTGAGGCTGATGGCTTTGTCTTTGGCTTCCCCACAAGATTTGGAATGATGGCAGCGCAGTTCAAAGCATTTCTGGATGCAACTGGAGGCTTATGGAAAACACAACAGCTTGCAGGCAAGCCTGCTGGAATCTTCTACAGCACTAGTTCCCAAGGTGGTGGACAAGAAACAACAGC GCTTACTGCTATAACTCAGCTGGTTCATCATGGAATGCTATTTGTTCCGATTGGATACACATTTGGTGCTGGAATGTTCGATATGGAGGAACTCAAAGGTGGAAGTCCATATGGTTCAGGAACTTATGCAGGTGATGGTTCAAGACAACCAACTAAGCTTGAGTTGGAGCAAGCATTCCACCAAGGCAAGTATATCGCCAGCATCACAAAGAAGCTCAAGGAAGCTGCATAA